A single region of the Anguilla rostrata isolate EN2019 chromosome 11, ASM1855537v3, whole genome shotgun sequence genome encodes:
- the LOC135235058 gene encoding kelch domain-containing protein 7A-like translates to MATAEDLLGAGFDMQLMGKLVLSLVVVLLISWAYKLYGSRSPARRRCALVQSNGNVRQPTDSQIPAGTCMKCKAELRQKKEQVPASAERGRTEWAENSPKDPENDCPEHREYPAENPNMEIGEHHKHPPSTSEKEALEHVKSRPENFGEDTLEEHEYCPETTSADNHAEALAIVPHSNCDASKEIVTHRGFSSTLSPALSTEQGQTSPTGRRSPCTLRKLEQSAGVRRELRQDLGHPGAFSSFRSKVEIRVEDADLLLERPGHKHVEVRGKIYDFYAESTSQSSDYQSCSDVLRPIAKQYEDCTSKDLQPIGLSGILPIGGDRCTGGRSAKLPVVPGFHISPLNMRDVGIGNSNTVCSAAHSSVDLCPRPLSLTNRRPILHESVARANVSQTPLEGVGGPELESLMGRLDLGNCLHALTLARKHRHAGLEESALRVMSDNYLQVLQEPGLYGRLKADDREKIQNRRMKGRQYLMVADIDPQYRMMNRTMAGAGSCDSRISSGLYYYDDYKDTWHHMCPLPKEVVSRGCAMCTLDNYLFIAVGYEGASYYAEPSSKVFCFNPATNIWTEVRPMNEARPLCKLVALQGHIYAIGGEGLRTVERYNPRADCWTFVAPLPRDTFLVAHRATAWNGELFVLGGTLKYTLLRYNPQTDAWTRSLTIDSKEGTTEVVAARNSLYRFDVCPYQGISVYRYHAVARLWYECCSKRLPHCPAFQCTTVDDVIYCVSREFTMRLLADEVSPKFDKKDLKVLSVANGVLFPFTLVFPDKKTLQTSV, encoded by the coding sequence ATGGCTACAGCAGAAGATCTCCTGGGCGCCGGGTTTGACATGCAGCTTATGGGGAAGTTGGTTCTTTCTCTGGTTGTCGTGCTGCTCATTTCCTGGGCTTATAAATTATACGGCTCCAGGAGCCCAGCCCGGCGCCGATGTGCGCTGGTTCAATCTAATGGGAACGTCCGACAGCCGACAGACTCTCAGATACCGGCAGGCACTTGCATGAAATGCAAAGCTGAGCTGCGACAGAAAAAGGAACAGGTACCAGCGAGCGCTGAGAGGGGAAGGACAGAGTGGGCTGAAAACTCTCCGAAGGATCCTGAAAATGACTGTCCGGAACACCGTGAATACCCTGCCGAGAATCCCAACATGGAGATTGGTGAACACCATAAACACCCTCCGAGTACTTCTGAAAAGGAGGCTTTGGAACACGTCAAATCCCGCCCTGAGAATTTTGGTGAAGATACTTTGGAGGAGCATGAATACTGCCCTGAAACTACATCGGCAGACAACCACGCTGAAGCGCTTGCAATTGTACCACATTCAAACTGCGATGCGTCAAAGGAGATAGTTACTCACCGTGGTTTCAGCAGCACGTTATCCCCAGCACTTTCCACTGAACAAGGCCAAACAAGCCCAACAGGACGGCGCTCCCCATGTACGCTGAGGAAACTGGAGCAGAGTGCGGGCGTCCGACGAGAACTCAGACAAGACCTGGGGCACCCCGGCGCCTTCTCCAGCTTCCGGTCCAAGGTAGAGATCAGAGTGGAGGATGCTGACCTTTTACTGGAGAGACCTGGGCACAAACATGTGGAGGTACGTGGGAAAATCTATGATTTCTATGCTGAGTCTACCTCTCAGTCATCAGACTACCAATCTTGCTCAGATGTACTGAGGCCAATAGCAAAGCAGTATGAAGACTGCACATCGAAAGACTTGCAGCCGATTGGTTTGTCTGGAATTCTACCAATCGGAGGAGACCGCTGCACTGGTGGCAGAAGTGCTAAGCTACCGGTTGTCCCAGGATTCCACATTTCACCCCTGAACATGCGGGATGTTGGAATAGGAAATTCAAACACAGTCTGCTCTGCAGCCCATTCATCTGTGGATTTGTGCCCCAGGCCCTTAAGTCTGACTAACAGACGTCCAATCCTCCACGAGTCTGTAGCAAGGGCCAATGTTTCACAAACACCACTAGAGGGCGTTGGAGGTCCAGAGCTGGAGAGCCTAATGGGTCGACTGGACTTAGGCAACTGCTTGCATGCCCTTACCCTAGCCAGAaagcacagacatgcaggcCTTGAAGAGTCAGCACTGAGGGTCATGTCTGACAACTACTTACAGGTACTACAAGAACCAGGGCTATATGGGAGGCTGAAAGCGGATGACCGGGAGAAGATCCAGAATCGGAGAATGAAGGGAAGGCAGTACTTAATGGTGGCTGACATTGACCCTCAATACAGGATGATGAACAGAACAATGGCAGGGGCAGGATCATGTGACTCCAGGATATCCAGTGGGTTATACTATTATGATGACTACAAAGACACTTGGCACCACATGTGTCCCCTCCCTAAAGAAGTAGTGTCCAGGGGCTGTGCCATGTGCACACTGGACAACTATCTCTTCATTGCTGTGGGGTATGAAGGTGCTAGCTACTATGCTGAGCCATCAAGTAAAGTGTTCTGCTTCAATCCAGCAACAAACATCTGGACGGAGGTTCGCCCCATGAACGAAGCCAGACCCCTCTGCAAACTGGTGGCCCTGCAGGGCCACATCTATGCAATCGGAGGGGAGGGCCTTCGGACCGTGGAGCGGTACAACCCGCGGGCGGACTGCTGGACCTTTGTCGCGCCCCTGCCCAGGGACACCTTCTTGGTGGCCCACCGAGCCACCGCCTGGAACGGGGAGCTCTTTGTGTTGGGGGGTACCCTGAAGTACACACTGCTGCGATACAACCCCCAAACAGATGCCTGGACGCGGAGCCTGACCATCGACAGCAAAGAAGGGACCACGGAGGTGGTGGCGGCGAGAAACTCTCTGTACCGATTTGACGTCTGCCCCTACCAGGGCATCAGCGTTTACCGCTACCACGCTGTGGCTCGCCTGTGGTACGAGTGCTGCTCCAAGCGACTGCCCCACTGCCCTGCCTTCCAGTGCACCACCGTGGACGACGTCATCTACTGCGTGAGCCGCGAGTTCACTATGAGGCTGTTGGCGGATGAGGTCTCTCCCAAATTCGATAAGAAAGACCTGAAAGTTCTCTCTGTGGCCAATGGTGTCTTATTCCCTTTTACCCTGGTGTTTCCTGATAAGAAAACTCTTCAGACCAGTGTGTGA